In Candidatus Epulonipiscium viviparus, one DNA window encodes the following:
- a CDS encoding 2-dehydro-3-deoxygalactonokinase: MYITIDTGTTNTRVRLFDDNLNIVEVKKSNVGVKNTAITGSNAQLKKSIKQSISTLLQNNSNPEIDGVIATGMITSSLGLYEIPHLTVPVSKDALKAAAVTVLMEDVCDMPITFITGVKNRYDEDNSESMDIMRGEEIETFAILEELPKDIPYLLVLPGSHSKFVSVNELGEITGSLTTLTGELIEVITSNTIISESVDKKFVETYMKDFVLRGYNAAKKVGNSRAAFLCRINNLFCNFSHQEVANFLLGIVLQGDITALMNSSAIEFSPDYQIVVAGKYALKQGLIDILTEEGYAAKSFESHHEDDLSGFGAVLMA; encoded by the coding sequence ATGTATATAACAATTGATACCGGAACCACAAATACTCGCGTACGTCTATTTGATGATAACTTGAATATAGTTGAGGTTAAAAAAAGTAATGTAGGCGTTAAAAACACAGCCATTACAGGCAGCAATGCGCAACTAAAAAAATCTATTAAACAATCAATATCCACCCTCTTACAGAACAATAGTAATCCCGAAATTGACGGAGTAATAGCAACAGGGATGATCACATCCTCTCTGGGATTATATGAAATACCTCATCTAACAGTGCCCGTTTCTAAAGATGCACTAAAGGCCGCTGCAGTCACAGTATTGATGGAAGATGTGTGCGATATGCCAATCACTTTTATTACCGGAGTAAAAAACCGATACGATGAAGATAACTCAGAATCAATGGATATAATGCGTGGTGAAGAAATAGAAACGTTTGCCATATTGGAAGAATTACCAAAAGATATACCGTATTTATTGGTGCTTCCTGGATCTCATAGTAAATTTGTAAGTGTTAATGAACTCGGAGAAATTACTGGCAGTCTAACAACCCTCACTGGCGAATTAATCGAAGTAATTACTAGCAATACTATAATTTCAGAATCAGTTGATAAAAAATTTGTTGAAACATATATGAAAGATTTTGTTTTGAGAGGATACAACGCGGCCAAAAAAGTCGGTAATTCGCGAGCAGCATTTTTGTGTAGAATTAATAATCTATTTTGTAATTTTTCGCACCAAGAGGTGGCTAACTTTTTGCTAGGCATAGTTTTGCAAGGCGATATCACGGCTCTTATGAACTCTTCTGCAATCGAATTTTCACCAGACTATCAAATCGTCGTTGCAGGCAAATACGCATTAAAGCAAGGGCTAATCGATATTTTAACAGAAGAGGGATATGCAGCAAAAAGTTTTGAATCTCATCATGAAGATGACTTATCGGGATTTGGTGCTGTCTTAATGGCATAA